TGGCAATCCGTGGGTGACGGATTACGTCGATGCGGAGCGATTGCCGCTTTTCATTCGCACGTGTCAGCCGTTCCTCCGGGATCGTGTCCTCCTGAGCAATTCGCAGGTCTCGCAGATAAGGAACCACTCCCAATACCGGCCGATTCAGACGCTGCTGCAAAAACTCCAAGCCCGGCGACAGGATGTCGATATCTCCGCGAAACTTGTTGATGATCAGCCCGCGCACGCGGCGACGTTCATCCTCGTCAAGCAGTTCCCAGGTGCCGACGAGTTGCGCGAACACGCCTCCCTTGTCGATGTCGCCAACCAGCAGCACCGCCGCGTCGGCCAACTCCGCAGTGCGCATGTTGACCAGGTCGTGTTGCTTGAGGTTCACTTCCACCGGGCTGCCGGCGCCTTCGATCACGACCACTTCGTATTCGGCCAGCAGTGATTCGATCGCCCCGCGCACCTGCGGCAACAGCGACATCTTGTGAGCCTGATACTCTTTCGCATTCATCGTGCCGGTCGCCCGACCCATCACAACGACCTGAGAACCGACATCGGAACACGGCTTGAGCAGGATGGGGTTCATGGCCGTCGTCGGCTCCAGCCCGCAGGCGGCGGCCTGCTCGGCCTGGGCGCGGCCAATCTCGCCGCCGTCGAGACAGACGGCCGCGTTGTTGGACATGTTCTGGGCCTTGAACGGCGCCACGTGGTGGCCGTCTTGTCGCAGAATGCGGCACAGCGCGGTGGCCAGTACGCTCTTGCCGACATGTGAGCCCGTGCCTTGTACCATGATCGCTTTACCGCGCGGCATGCAGGGCCTCCAGCAAGCGTTGGTTCTCGCTGCGCTTCCGCACGGCGACGCGCAGATACTGATCCGGCGCCAGGCCCGTGAAATCGTCGCACTGGCGGACGACAATGCCCTGTTCCCGCAACCGCCGGGCAACGTCATTCGCTCGTGGCACGCGGAAGAACACGAAGTTGGCCGTCGGGGGAAAAACCTTCACGTCCGGCAGCGACTGCAAGCCCTCGACCAGTTCGTCGCGGCACTCGCGCACGAACCGCCGCGTGAACTCCAAGTACGCCGTTTCACGGAGCAGCGCCTCGCCGGCCACCTGCGCCAGCCGGCTGACCGACCACGTGGCCTGGCGCCGGCGCAGCGGCGATACGTCGCCGACGATATAGCCCAACCGCAGTCCCGGACAGGCGAAAAGTTTTGTGAACGAACGCACGACGAGCGTGCGCGGCCGACCGATGGCCGTTCGCGGTCGGTCAAGGAATTCGAGAAACGACTCGTCGACCAACAGGGTGGCATCGAGATCAGGCAAGGGCGACACGACGCCCGTCGGGTTCGCCGGATTGCCGAGCACGACGAGGTCGTCGGGATGAACGTCGAGTCGCGAAAAGTCCCAAACAAATCCGTCTTCTTCGCGAGCGGCGACCGTTACGACATCATGCCCCCAGGCACGTGCGGCGTCTTCGTACTCCGTGAAGGCCGGAACCAAGACAACCACGC
The Pirellulales bacterium DNA segment above includes these coding regions:
- a CDS encoding cobyric acid synthase → MPRGKAIMVQGTGSHVGKSVLATALCRILRQDGHHVAPFKAQNMSNNAAVCLDGGEIGRAQAEQAAACGLEPTTAMNPILLKPCSDVGSQVVVMGRATGTMNAKEYQAHKMSLLPQVRGAIESLLAEYEVVVIEGAGSPVEVNLKQHDLVNMRTAELADAAVLLVGDIDKGGVFAQLVGTWELLDEDERRRVRGLIINKFRGDIDILSPGLEFLQQRLNRPVLGVVPYLRDLRIAQEDTIPEERLTRANEKRQSLRIDVIRHPRIANFNDFDALGDAIRYVSEPPADLPDAIILPGTKSTIADLRHLRERGFEPWLRAAREANVEIVGICGGFQMLGRSVLDPGHAESNEERTEGLGFLDCSTIFQPVKETARVEGVHVESGTAVEGYEIHLGCTQGNPGPRPLFHISRRHGIPAEGYDGVASADGRVWGTYLHGVFDNDGFRQWWLERLAARGREVSVGNALCGVPWPTDGPSTATLRNATEGVPYRNGATHGDRFDALAAAVRKAIDVEQLYRIIRS
- a CDS encoding threonine-phosphate decarboxylase encodes the protein MRRAHGGVAGPGVLDFSVSLNPLGPPDSLGLLLTTEHLTAYPEPHSQTLQVAIANYHAVDPDSVLVTNGACEAIELVMACLKPRRVVVLVPAFTEYEDAARAWGHDVVTVAAREEDGFVWDFSRLDVHPDDLVVLGNPANPTGVVSPLPDLDATLLVDESFLEFLDRPRTAIGRPRTLVVRSFTKLFACPGLRLGYIVGDVSPLRRRQATWSVSRLAQVAGEALLRETAYLEFTRRFVRECRDELVEGLQSLPDVKVFPPTANFVFFRVPRANDVARRLREQGIVVRQCDDFTGLAPDQYLRVAVRKRSENQRLLEALHAAR